One Cucumis sativus cultivar 9930 chromosome 1, Cucumber_9930_V3, whole genome shotgun sequence DNA segment encodes these proteins:
- the LOC101208099 gene encoding plant-specific TFIIB-related protein PTF2, whose product MSGSCKNCHSRSIFRDDVSGNQICSSCGIVQEFDNYDAQLGGINGPQGTFVRVGTSGSGSVLNYKDKKIYEAQKVIEDITFRLGFSASKSNDVRILVSTITEGEYGLGDWFPILVGACAYVSMRKDSRPLSMSEVASAVECDLHELGRMVMRVVEFLDLRGSEFPVFDIVGSLERAARNSPSFSRLEADILERIVKQGIFLLQCAMKWFLTTGRQPLPMVAAVLVLVSKLNEVDVSIENVGMEVHANVSTCKKRYRELLEALVEVGKKLPWGKDITTKNIVKNAPFVIQYMELKSMSKASGKGKDLENVEIDLQSAVSECLRKELEYESEVYNLEDDSQYFELQRSRWQDESNRDNGNRLNISHECLSLIYNKFLDEMAELRSSGGINEVYGTKQGRKTGFYSSTEWWEGKSELSKKLLLQQLLETDIGSQGIPPSFVSSCNAYERRKEKVNAAKKRIQRIMHPSTAPADDVNIKKKRKRKGADVIEWEDIIIETLLLHGVQEEEIEKGHYKVLLDLYVFTSSTF is encoded by the coding sequence ATGTCCGGCTCTTGTAAGAATTGCCACAGCAGGTCCATCTTCCGTGACGATGTTTCCGGAAACCAGATTTGCTCCTCCTGCGGAATTGTTCAGGAATTTGACAATTATGACGCTCAGCTTGGCGGTATCAATGGTCCACAGGGCACATTCGTCCGCGTTGGAACATCAGGTTCGGGCAGCGTTTTGAATTATAAGGACAAGAAGATCTATGAGGCTCAAAAAGTTATTGAAGATATTACGTTTAGGTTAGGATTTTCTGCTTCTAAATCCAATGATGTTAGGATTTTAGTATCGACGATTACAGAGGGCGAGTATGGATTAGGTGATTGGTTCCCAATTCTCGTTGGTGCTTGTGCGTACGTTTCTATGCGCAAGGATAGTCGGCCATTATCAATGTCAGAAGTTGCATCTGCCGTCGAATGTGATCTTCATGAACTTGGCAGAATGGTTATGAGAGTTGTTGAATTTTTGGATTTGAGAGGGTCTGAGTTTCCGGTGTTTGATATTGTGGGGTCATTAGAGCGGGCCGCTAGGAACTCACCTTCTTTCTCAAGATTAGAAGCTGATATTCTTGAGAGAATTGTTAAGCAAGGAATTTTTTTGCTACAATGTGCTATGAAATGGTTTCTGACAACTGGGCGGCAACCGCTACCAATGGTGGCTGCGGTGTTAGTTCTGGTGTCGAAATTGAATGAGGTTGATGTTAGTATTGAGAATGTAGGAATGGAGGTTCATGCGAACGTTTCAACATGTAAAAAGAGGTATAGGGAACTTCTGGAGGCACTTGTGGAAGTTGGAAAAAAGTTGCCTTGGGGAAAAGATATCACGACAAAGAATATTGTAAAGAATGCTCCTTTTGTGATTCAATATATGGAATTGAAATCAATGTCAAAGGCCAGTGGTAAGGGGAAGGACTTGGAGAATGTGGAGATTGATTTGCAGTCTGCAGTGAGTGAGTGTTTAAGAAAAGAGCTTGAGTATGAGAGTGAGGTTTATAATTTAGAAGACGATTCTCAGTATTTTGAGTTACAACGCAGTAGATGGCAGGATGAATCGAATCGTGATAATGGGAACAGGCTCAATATTTCACATGAATGTTTATccttaatttataataaatttttagatgAAATGGCTGAGCTCAGGTCGTCGGGTGGTATTAATGAGGTCTATGGTACAAAGCAGGGAAGAAAAACTGGTTTTTACTCAAGTACAGAGTGGTGGGAGGGGAAATCAGAATTAAGCAAAAAGCTTCTATTGCAGCAATTATTGGAGACTGATATAGGGTCGCAGGGTATCCCACCATCATTTGTTTCGAGTTGCAATGCATACGAAAGGAGGAAGGAGAAAGTAAATGCTGCTAAGAAGCGAATCCAGAGGATTATGCACCCTTCAACTGCTCCAGCTGATGATGTAAatattaagaagaaaagaaagcgTAAGGGAGCTGATGTTATAGAATGGGAagatataataattgaaaccCTTCTTCTCCATGGAGTACAGGAGGAGGAAATTGAGAAGGGCCATTACAAGGTCTTGTTGGACTTGTACGTCTTcacttcttcaactttttag